From the genome of Papaver somniferum cultivar HN1 chromosome 2, ASM357369v1, whole genome shotgun sequence, one region includes:
- the LOC113348441 gene encoding farnesyl pyrophosphate synthase 1-like, translated as MRLNGGFLNSARAHLHKSSFISTSIFHPSSSSSSSSSSCFHSAMANSNGSTTTTSGDLKPKFLKVYYDLKSDLLQDPSYEFTDDARNWVDKMLDYNVLGGKVNRGLSVVDSYRLLKGDDMSEEEIFLASTLGWCIEWLQACFLVLDDIMDGAHTRRGQPCWFRVEKVGMIAVNDGLLLRNHIPRILKKYFRQKVYYVDLSELFNEVEFQTASGQMVDLITTIEGEKDLSKYTLPVHRHIVQYKTAYYSFYLPVACALLLSGENLENHINVKNILVEMGTYFQVQDDYLDCFGTPDVIGKIGTDIEDFKCSWLVVQALERVNDEQRKILYENYGKADSACVEKVKRLYKDLDLEGVFAEYERNSYEKLISSIEAHPSKAVQAVLKSFLAKIYKRQK; from the exons ATGAGATTAAATGGTGGTTTCTTAAATTCTGCTCGTGCACACCTACACAAATCATCATTTATTTCTACCTCCATCTTtcacccttcttcttcttcttcttcttcttcttcttcttgctttcACTCTGCAATGGCGAATTCGAATGGATCAACAACTACTACTAGTGGTGATCTTAAGCCTAAATTCTTAAAGGTTTACTATGACCTCAAATCTGATCTCCTTCAAGATCCTTCTTATGAATTTACTGATGATGCTCGCAATTGGGTCGACAAG ATGCTGGACTACAATGTGCTTGGAG GGAAAGTGAATCGAGGGCTCTCTGTGGTCGATAGTTACAGATTGCTGAAAGGAGATGACATGTCTGAAGAAGAAATATTCCTTGCATCTACACTTGGTTGGTGCATTGAATGG CTTCAGGCATGCTTTCTTGTCCTTGATGATATCATGGATGGCGCTCACACACGTCGAGGTCAACCTTGTTGGTTCAGAGTGGAGAAG GTTGGTATGATAGCTGTGAATGATGGGCTTCTACTTCGGAATCACATTCCCAGGATTCTCAAGAAGTACTTCAGACAGAAAGTTTACTATGTGGATCTGTCAGAGTTGTTTAACGAG GTTGAGTTCCAAACAGCTTCAGGACAGATGGTAGATTTGATTACCACAATAGAAGGGGAGAAAGATCTGTCGAAGTATACATTGCCAGT CCACCGTCACATTGTTCAGTACAAAACTGCATATTACTCATTTTATCTACCG GTTGCATGTGCATTGCTGTTGTCAGGTGAGAATTTGGAGAATCATATAAACGTGAAGAATATTCTCGTTGAAATGGGAACCTACTTCCAAGTACAG GATGATTATCTAGATTGCTTCGGGACTCCTGACGTGATTGGTAAG ATTGGAAcagatattgaagatttcaagTGCTCATGGTTGGTCGTGCAAGCGCTTGAACGTGTTAATGATGAGCAAAGGAAGATACTATAT GAGAACTATGGAAAGGCAGATTCAGCTTGTGTTGAAAAAGTGAAAAGACTTTATAAAGATCTAGATCTTGAG GGTGTATTTGCTGAGTACGAGCGGAACAGCTATGAAAAGCTCATCTCCTCCATAGAAGCTCACCCGAGCAAAGCTGTTCAGGCAGTTCTGAAGTCTTTCTTAGCGAAGATATACAAGCGTCAGAAGTAG